TCCTCAGGTCGACTAACTACTTTCAAATCTGTTTCTTCATAATTAATTCCCATCTTTTATCAGAGTCCCTCATTCTCTacttttcagttattttaataaCATAATTGCAAACTCTCCCACACGCATTAACCCACAcgcatacagtacacacaaaaATGAGAGTTGGTTCTGCACTCAGCCCAGCCCAACGCATTTGGCAGTGAGCATGTTACCATGCCTACAGGCCCAATCAATACCTTGTCTAAAAATAGCATTACCATAATAGTCTTACTTTCAATAGCAGAGGGTTGAACTGGGTGAGAGCAGCATGCATTGTGTAATCTCCAAGATAATCATAACCAATGGCGACCACAGAGTAAGCAGGCATTGTGCAAAAGCGTGAGTTTAATCCCCAACAGGAGATTTCTCAAGGAAAACCTGATCCTGGGATTTTATTGGCTGGTGCTGGGATCTAACAGCAGGTCAGGTCAGGAAATCTGGAATGACATCCTATTGGGTTAACAGTGGATCATTAAATAGACTGCATGGCTTCAGAGACAGGACAAGTTGCCAGTGCCAACACATGAAGATAAATGTTTAGAAGTAGGATAAATGTTAACACAGAGTACTAAAATGGCAATTAAGAATGAAAAGCCCAGAGGGCAAAGACCATATTCATGAAGATGAGTCACAAATTGGCCATTTAGGAGATGATTACCACTGTGCGACACAAAATGGCAGGACGCCCTCGACATCAAAGACAATCTGTTTCAAAATAATGGTGTTGTTCTGATGCTGCTGCCAGGGGGAAAGTGGTTCTGTGTTGTGCTACATTAAATAACTTGGAGCTACAACATGACctagagagaggcagagagagtggagcagacagacagacagaaacaatgATGATGGAGGATGGCATGAAAGATGGAGAGGTTAAATGAAGGCAAACAGGAAGAGACGAGAGAGCTAAAACATGTCACAAATATAACTTGAAACCCTGACATGCTGGCAGAGAcgctgtctttctctctgtgcctTCCCCTCACAAACATGATCATGTGCCAGCGCAGAGAAAGTTTTTCTGACCTCATTAAACTGCAGCGCAGGCCAAGTTCAGTGCCATTTCCACATTCATTTTAGTGCTGTAGTAGAGAATACGTGCATGGGTCTATGCATACGTACGTGCGTGTACGGTACTGTTCTGAAGCTTGTTCTTTTTATAGCGTCTCACTCCACAGCTGAGAGAGGGAGCTGAAAAGGTGGGTGGACTATCAAGGGGGCTGGGACTCTGATTTATCTCTGTGTTCGGAGGCAATTCCCTGGCATACATTGCTGCAGCGTGGGTGAGATCCCAGACTCCATTCATAGATTTCTTTCATCTTTACCTTCTCTCGACCCCTTCTGGTCTCTGTGTCACTCTTTCTCATCACAGCTCTGGCTGTGAACGGGGACACAAACGTTCTTTATCATAGAAAGTTCATGAAAGAAAAATTAGAGTGTTGTTATAAAATATTTAACCATTGTGATCCTCCTTATCAGCCTGTTGATCTTTATTTCCCCTCATCAACCAACACCAATGCAAAACTGCCACTTTTATGAAAGAAGGATGGCTGTAAATCACTTTGATTTTTAGTCTCTCTATTGCACATAAAACAACATCCAAAACAGCAATACATGAACGCTCTCTTATCTCAGTGTTTGTCTGGTCTATTTCTCTAAATGGAACCACTCATCATGTGACATTTGCAACAAAACATCAGCTCCCACTGGATCACATGAGACAGCATTCTGACAGGAAGCTTTAGAATCATTTAGAAACATTGCTACCTTGGCTACCTAGCCAAAGATATGCCTGATGTCCTCTAATACCACGAAAAGGCGTAGAGTTGCCCACCACAACACTAGCAACACTGCCTATCTTCTacaaccataaaaaaaacatcaaattttgtgctttttctgtttttctgacacATTCAGTCCACTCATTGCaatgatgatgatttttttttacaaaagattTCTCACCAGTTTGCCCTCCAGTGTGAAGATCTTCTTCACCACTCCAGAATCAAGCTTGATGGCATCAGTGATGTCGGTCAGGACTTGTTCGTAGGAATGGGCTGTTTTCTTGTTCAGCAGGATCCTCACAGCTTTGCGGGGCTTCACTCCGctcctcaccactgtcacaaGCTTTGGACGTATGAAGTCCTTGATTTCGCGGCTCTCGGGGGCCCCGGCATTGGCGCTGCCCAGGGAGGGGGGCCCGCGGGAGGATGCAGCCGAGGCCTTGACATTCACCGACCAGTTGGGGTTCACGTTTTTCGTGTAATCCAACTTTTTGTAAGCTTCGATGGAGCTGCACACATAGCTGTCACCTGTTGGGGTtagggatgaggaggagaaagcAATTACAGATTACTTACAGAAACACTGGAGGAAATGAGATGTGCTTCAGAAATAACAAAATAGATGAGAATCTCTGTGCAGCATCTCTTAACCAAGCAACAACACTGATATTCTAGCAGCAGGCAGCATAATGCATTAATAATTAGATTAAAATGTAGTATAGTGATATGGGATATTGTGCAGCATGCTTTCCTTCATACTTCTTATAGGCTATAGGCCTATATAGggcctatatatgtatatatcacATGTCAACCAAAGATGATGTCTGATGATGAACAACTTGTAGCTCTTCCCATGTCACTTCTTAGAGAGTAAAACAGATCGAGGAAAATAGAGCTAATCTGAGCCGAAACATATGTCTGTATCACCATATGGTCATTAAATGAGTAATATAATcttcataataataatctacAATGTGCTTAGCCAGTTTTATAGCAGTGCCTATAAAAAAAGATCTTGTTGAGTCTGATTTTAAACCTGCAAATTACTGCTCACTTCACATTTTCCATAGTCTCAGGTTTGTTACTTTACTCTATTCAACAGGGAAGTTAACAAGGGAAGATCACATAACATGGCAGCTGACAGATCAGGCAGTGTTTGTTCTttaagagagaggaagagaggtaGGCCTACAGACAGACGTGTCCCACTAGATTTTAGATCCCCTAACATTAGAGTTGCTGATCAGGCCATGAGTCCCCCGGGTGTGCTGTAATGTAGGCTACCCACCTTCTACCAGCTGCTCAATACTTGTGATCTTCTTGCAGCCATCCATGGTGTAGATGGTCCGGACGCCCTGCGGCAGGTTGACATTGTCGGACAGGGAGCGGGTCAGGTCCGCCAGCAGTGCGTCAAAGGTCCGGAACCTGTCTGTGGAGATGGCGTATACTATCCCGTTGAAGTACCGGTCTCCGTTGCGGTAGAAGCGGACCTTCTTGGCTCTCTTCTCCGTGGTCAGAGTCTTCAAGGTCCTGGTCCGGTACAGGCTGCAGTAGGCGCTGTGTGTAGGACTCGCCACCCCGTTCATCTTCGCACTGGACCGGCTGTGTCTCTGACTTTTGTCCCGCTCGTCGAAAtgctccatctccatctctctgccGAGGCTCACAAGTACGGCCGTACTGTCTGAGAGGACAAACAAGGAGGAGGATCAGGCTGCGGTGAAAAGTTTTCTcaatataataagtaaacaaaaaacaagcgGTGCCGAGAAGGAAGAAACCAGCCGAGGAGATCGAGGTTTGGCAAAGTAGCCAGCCGGTGTCCGTCGCTGGTGCTCTGTCTGAAAATAACTCCCTAATGACAGATTAAGTGCTCTTAAGCCGAGCAGTGGACAGCCTGCCTCATGACGAACCACGCTGTCTGTCAGAGTGCGCCTGAGTTGCTCTGAGGCGCAGATAGATGGAGAGAGAGCGGCAGTCACGAATCAATAATAGCCTTATTATTTCATAAATATTCAGAACCCCCACACTCAACCGGAACAACAGTATAAAGGGAGCTGTCCAACATAAAACTGCGAAGCAAAAAATTATCACTTAAACAATGATTAAAATATGAACtatttatatagcctatatttacTTTCTAGTCCATACTGTAGATCAAGAGGCGTGACTCGTTAGGAGAACTGTGTAAGACGTGTTATGATATTAAATAGCCTTTACCAATCACTTTTACATCATCTGTAATGAGCGCATTGACAAGCTTACCTACGTGAGCAATTAACGCTTCTGTGACGGTCACCTCCAGTGTGACTGATGCTTTATTTCCCAGtggatatgaaaaaaaaagagtttgagTGAGCTGGTCGCTGACACTGGATGGTGGTAATTGTGATCCTATCCTGGCTGCAGTGAGCTCCCCTGTGAGTCCCTTTGTTGTCCGGTTGACGTGCCCCACCaccaaacagtgtgtgtgtgcgtgtgtgtgcgtgtgcgtgcgtgtgtgtgtgtttatgtgtatggtGAGCGAGAAGCAGAGGCTGGACTGGAAATGAAGCAGGTAGCAGCTGCTTCCCCTTCCATTCTATGTTCAcccacctcctctctctcctcctccacgtCACTCTGTCGTGATTTCCATTCAGCGCCCCCACCCCTCATTAGGATGCAAACCCACGCTTCCCACACGTGCTGGGGATGCTGCTTGTCCTGCAACCACCCCCCAGCCCCGAAGACATGCGTCTGCTGAGGGGGTCGATCTCCCCTCTTTTATGGCAATTTAAGAGCCTTTACCTTAAAGCTTCAATACTTCGACGCTCGATTAAGATGAGCAAAAATCAAgagaaaatacttttttctttaattttttgaacctatgtgacaaaaaaaaaatatttctggaGAACTCCATGATCATTGTTAGCCAAGTCATCATTCAATTAATCTATGTATtacctttaatttaatttcacatATTCGCTATAGCCtaggcctatgtaaatgttgcaAATGTGAATTACTTTTCATCAAAACACAAAGTATAATCCATATTTTGGTGTGTATAGGCTACCAATCACATCTCATCAAAACCATGAGACTATAAGCACAGAGCAGCATTATGTTTAACCTGCAAGAATATTTGCACGAGATGTTATGTAACACACTTACTCCAATGTGTAAGGGTCTCAAGGCAGCTAAAACCTAAGATTCAAAACTATGCAGAGCAGCTTTCACAGTGATCCAAATGTCGTGTGACAAATCTGATTTTTACACTTTCTTTGTATTTATGTAATGTTTGTGACATTAGTTTGATGCTTCTTTTAAAAGGTCACATATCATAATACCATTTGGTTTAGCTAATCCAGAATTTACATGAATATATCTGACATCTTAATGGTCAAATTCAGTATGTGATTGCAGACCTGCTTGTTCGACTATATGCACATGAATGCTTCAGAATCTGAGACAGtgacaaaaagtgaaaaaaaaatattttcctcCTCACAGATTTTTCTATTTTggggagacacacacaaggACCCAGTGACAAACTGAGGGCTGACAAGGAGTTCTGTCTAAATGAATCCAGGGGAAACAGAGCACACATGGTATTTAATGTTTCTTTAGACCAAGAAAGATGGAGGACACAGTGAAGGATTTAACAGCAGGACCATGGTCACATTTCCATTCTTAATGCCTAATAATTTGCAAGTCAAATCTGATATTTGTTACGTCCACATGTATTTAAATAATAGCATTGCCGTGAATACATTTGTACCATTTTAGAGGTTGAAGCAGATTCAGTCTGGAGTGCAACTCTGTAAGATATTGGATAAAATTCCAAGTAATCAAGCATACAGAATATAACAGTTAATCTGCATCCACATTTGGATCAGCATTGCAGCTAAATAATTACTGACTGGCCCAAATAAAATCATAATGATAGAAGCTTGGGATCCATACAAGTAATAAAATGGGTGCAATTCTTCATAGCGTTTGCTCCTGAGCATGACAAGGCAATTTCCTGAGATTCAATTGACGATATGGAGAATTTTGGCATTTGTGTGTAAGGCAATCAAAGTGCCTTAGTGGCCACATTTAATGTGTGAGGGTTTTATGATCTGCTCTCCCTCAAAATAAGGACAGAGATTACTTTGTTATGCCAAGACCATCTCTCAGTAATTTATGACATGACTTTTGGTCTCTAAAAGTTGTTTCAGAGACACTAAGAACTCATAAGTAAAAGCACAATTTAGCACATCTCTGTGAACACATTCTGTATGATAACAAACACAAAGTTCATTCAGATGGGGATAGATAGATTCGTATTGTGGTGAATCCCTCCTGGAATAATTCCAAAAATTAAATGCATCTGAATTTCACAGTCCAGGAGAGAAATTAAAAAACCCACTCAGACAGTTGACAGATGCTACAAAGATACTCTTTCCATTCTGTCATGAATCACTGCATCTTTATGCTACAATTCCACACAACACAATATGGTGTTGGAACATAGGGACGGCCGTAAGTCTGTCACTCTCTCTGACAGTTTACAGGTTTTAAGGTAGTCCATCATGTGAatgcacgcatacacacttGCAAATGAGTCACTTACAgtatacacacgcacagaacTTACTCAATTAGCATGTGCATTAGGGTGACTTGTGTTTTGACAGATACTGTCGGAATTTGTCACCGTGTTTCACCTGTCAGCAGAGGACATCTAGGTGGTTACTCTGTGGCAGAGTGATTCATGGGCCATGTGCAGACTTGTACTAAAGCTTGTGCATGaaacagagaggaggaaaagagtGGTGCGCTGTAAATGTGCTCTTTCAAAAGGAAACATGGGCCAGCCATCTTTAAATTAAGTCATTAATCTAAGACAAACAACCCTGTCACTGCAGCACATTTAGGATTGTACACAGAGTCAGCCAACCATATCAGAAATATGAATGGATGTCTAAAGGTAAAGTACACCCTCAAACAGAATTCACACTGCGCTGTTCCAATGATTTAAGACATTAAAGTCAATACcagcaaacacaaacaaatcaagTCTCCCGGGACTGGTAATTACAGTGTTACAGAAGTTGGTTTACTGAATTAATTGAAGGATAAAGGATCCAAATATAGAGCttaaaggaaacattctcataTTCATATGCGtctgatgacttttttttttaatcatcacaTTGAAGTGATCTTGGGTGGACTCATACTTTTAAACCCATGTTTGTCACTAAAAATATATTTCCATTAATTAATGTAAGGACATTTTCCTCACAGCAAGTTGAAGGGGGCTGAGCATTCAGTGTCATGCTATAGGACAGTTCAACTGGTGCCATGTTTGTTGACAGTGGGGCTTGATCTTTGCCCTTCTAGTTAAAGGCCAGTTCCCTTGTCACTACAACACACTGCCATGCCAGCCTTGGACATATAGTCTCTGAGTAGGTAATGCATAATTTACCTTTATGAATTATTCTATGACCTCTTTGTCTCAAAACCCAATTTTAGGTCACAATCCATGAGCTAATTAATATGATGTCATTGCACTCGGTGAACAAGAAAACTGCTACATTGATAAAGCTTAAGGGACGAGacaaaatgatgaattcatGCTGATTTTGCCTATGAGACCATGTCTTTGGTATAAGATAacatttcaattcaatgttctgAGGTTGACAAGAACTGAACCCTCCTCCACACTTcttcacaaacacaaacagcttCTGGCAATGTTCCTATTTACTACTGCATGCAGTTTTCTTACACCTACATTTGTAAAGGCGGTCACTGGGTGGGAACTACATGCGGAGAGAGTGGTGGATGTTGCTTACATAAtgcaagtcataaaaaaaatgcagtgaCACGAGAAATGTCAGACTCAGCAGGCTTCCCACATTAGGAAACAACCTTACTGCAATCAAAGCCTTTAATATTCCTCCCTCTTAAATATTTCTCCTTATAGCTACTTGTTTTGTTGAAACACAGAAACGTGTAAGGAAATAACAATGCCAGACTTAATCATTAATGTAACATTTTATACCACTGTATTTGCCATCAATTGTAAAATAATCACTGAATTGCAATACTGACTGTGGCACATGAGTAGATCaactggtaacactttacttgaaggtatctacataagagtgacatgacactgtcatgacacatgaaccctaactctaaccctaaccctaacttgtcatgacaaaaaccaaacaaCACGTAATGAcagaagtgttatgtcataaacatttatgactgtttataatgtttatggcacgttcatgacagtgtcatgccaatcttatgtagataccttcaagtaaagtgtaactgaTCAAATTACATAGGAACAGCATTGTTTCCTTACAATCAGCCTTTGAGAAATGGAAACAAATCCATAGGAAGCATGTAAGTACATTCTTGCACCGAAAACATAAGGGTATGGCAATTTTCTACTGCAATCATTCCAGCATACCCAGAAGAGGGGTtccctctttaaaaaaaaagggttataACACCAGGTTTGAGTTAGGGATTGTGTTTTAGGTAGTCCTTTAGGCTGGGTAACCATCTCCCCCTTTgagatttcttttcttctcttctctctgctgttggtccaccaccaccacctcctacTTTCAAACACGCTCCTCCTccatctttgtctctctctttttctttcttagaATCAGCCTCTGCCTTCCTGCTGGTCTGCCTCTCTCTATGTAATCAGAAAATATAGTTAATTTACATGTAACAGATACACAATGTTTTCTATTAAAGTGCTTCAGAGAGATAAAATAACACTGAATTTCTCAATAAAAATCCTGTAACATGAATAGTCTAAGaagatttgatttatttagaatTTATTAATTCTTAGTTAATTTGTCCAGCACCGttactttatttattaactACAAAACAAGACAGTACACTGCAATATTAAGTCTGATTGCAAAGCAAATCAATTTACATGTCATGATAGATGTAGTTATAGAGTCATGGATGTCTAAAAAGAGATTTTAGTGTGTCTTGTGcataaactgttaaaaaaaaaattgtaaatgttGGTTTCTCCTCTGTAATGTGACTTAATTCTGAGGGCATCCTTCAATATCTTCCCTAACAACTTGTTGCACTGCATTTGTGCAGTCAGCATTAAAGCCACCACTCATGCAGCTCTCCTTTAAGTGTTATTTACTGACTCTGCATTTTTTGCTCTACATGTACTTTTGTCATTTTAGTTCCATGTTTTTAGTTGTACAAGTgcaattttgtgtttgttttattgtggtCTGACAATGGACTGCAGATAAAAATTAGCACTTTGCTAACTCTAAGACTAAAATACATCTAATATCATCGAACACAGTCCCTTATAAATCAATcaaataaaaagtgaaaatgtaaaaaaaagctgGTATCAAATTAACACATTTTGACaccaaatcaaacaaacaaatatgtgAATATGTGAAGCTcatgttatgttttgtttttttataaattcagTTCTACAGTCATTTTTGAGTTGGTTCACAGTTCATATTATTGTGTCTATCacatgtgctgtgtgtgttgtgcctcactgacctcctctgTTTGCTCTTGGGTGCCCTCTGTGGCTGGGCGGAGTACTGTTTTCGTTGGGCTTCAAGGGTGGAGGACAGCTGTGACAATTCATGAGTAATGACAATCAGACAGCCAGACATATAAACACTGGTTTAGCTGTATGCACATGTATGTGTGCTTTTGTGTTCATGGCAGGCATGAGCCAGTCACATGATGTCACTTTGAATGTAAAGATTTGCTGCTAAAATGTTGAGAGAGAAAGGAAGTTTCATTGCAGCTACATTAATTTCAAACCTGCTTGAACCAATAATGTTTCAGCAGTTGGCAGAAAGTCCTTGACTCACTTTTTGTGGTTGAACAGAGACTCACCTATTATATAACAAGATAGAGCAGCAGTGGAGGATGAATGAGAACTAAGTTATAACTAGGCCTGAAAGAGAAAAGCTAGAGAGCACACCAGTCTGCTCTCTACACTGAATTATCCTTTTGTAGCATTTAGCCATGACAGCTATTCTTCAGTGTGGCATATATTTTATTAGTAGTCAATAGGTTTGGTTTGAGAGCTACTTGCTCAACTACATGTTATGAGCACTACTTCTGACATGGATGAAAGGGAATGCTTACCTTAGCAATTTCTGAAAGGTATGCCCGCCTCTCATCATTGGTTTTATGAAATGCCTGATATTTGAAAGAAACAGAGGCCTTTATTGTCACATTTTTCCATTCATGGACTACACTTGTTCTAACTGTCAGTAATAATCTGTCTGCTCAGAGTGCAGTGCTTGTTATGTGTTTGCTGCCTGTGTGCATTAGAGTGTATTTCAGGAGGTCTTCAGTGTTAATGAGCAACAGATTAGAACATGGATTACTGGCTGCACATGCTGCGTGTTAAACCTTTATTCAACTAATATCTCACTGTTTGTTGAGCAGAACAATAAACAAAGAACCAAGTCACCAAGAGCATATCGGCCTAGTCGTAGCAGTACGGGACAAAGGTTGGGGTTCAATTTTGCATCAATGGttgttaaaaacaaagaaagcaaaagaaaaatatcAGCCAAATATTGTTCAATCCTTTGCTAATGATGGTCATTTGCTACTGAAATATGTATTACCTAGAAAAATGTAAAGCTGCTTGCCtgagaaataataaaaatgtaaaccagcAATACTAGACACAAAATTCTTCTAACTGAGCTGTGGAACCGCCACGGTCCACACCTTTCCTTCCTGTTCAATTCTGCTGCGACAGTCCATCAGCTGACTCTGGAGGTCAGACTTCTCTTGAGTCAGGAGCTTCAGACGCTGTCTCAATGTTTCCTGCGGCAAAGTGTTTCCATCAATTAGCAACTTTCATAACAAAGAGGTATAAAAGGTGTTTTATTGCATGTCTAATTACAAATCAATTTGTCCTTGAATTACACAGTGATATCTACTAAAATCAAACAATAACAGAATAACCCATGCAGAAAACATGAGCACAAAAATGGATTAGGCTCATGTATTATTCAATATCAAATTAACATATTAGAGCTGGGGTATGGTAAGGCTAGATGAGATTTCTGGTACAGAGCAGAGCAATGAGACTTGATATGTGGGTTTGGAaccatttcttaaaaaaaagttttaagagTTGCTGTCAGCTTTAATGAATACCACCGTAAGCAGCGTGTTTAAAgaaacacgccgacttattgggaatttagcttattcaccgtaacccccagagttagacaagtcgatacatacccttctcatctccgtgcgtgctgtaacgctgcctgacggctccagcattagcttagcccagcacagattctgcaggtaactggttccaactagcctactgctccgaattgtgacaaaagtgacaaaataacgccaacatgttcctaattacatgttgtgatttgtatagtcacagcgtgtacaaaaaaaactacgtaacatgagacacagccatcttctaacagtaaacaaaccaggaactatattctcataCAGgtttgctgcgagcatatcactccgcccaagtactatattcttccgcctgagaatatagttcccggtttgtttacagttagaagacggctgtgtctcatgttacgttgttttttgtacacgctgtgactctataaatcacaacatgtaaataagaacatgttggcattattttgtcacttttgtcacgaTTCAgggcagtaggctagttggaaccagttacctgcagaatctgtgctgggctaagctaatgctggagccgtcagaccgcgttacagcacgcacggagatgagaagggtatgtatggacttgtctaactctgggggttacggtgaataagctaaattcccaataagtcagcgtgttcctttaaagatgCAGCATTATACATGCATCATGCCAGTTCAACACTTGTGGATCAGCCAGTTGCTGAGTATTGTATTTTATAGTTAAATAGTTAAATGTTacagtcagtggtggaagaactattcagatcctttacttaagtaaaattgcttagtagtaataccacactgtgaaaataataCAAGTA
This genomic interval from Perca flavescens isolate YP-PL-M2 chromosome 13, PFLA_1.0, whole genome shotgun sequence contains the following:
- the ccdc169 gene encoding coiled-coil domain-containing protein 169, whose translation is MNGDSDYSKYDLVRLQEELEQEREMKEMLEESVSDLRSTMCELQERLHSVDGEGNEWKTRYETQTELNGQLDRQMSLIHERLEDLRGNPMDRLASIRIYDDMLVETLRQRLKLLTQEKSDLQSQLMDCRSRIEQEGKAFHKTNDERRAYLSEIAKLSSTLEAQRKQYSAQPQRAPKSKQRRERQTSRKAEADSKKEKERDKDGGGACLKVGGGGGGPTAERREEKKSQRGRWLPSLKDYLKHNP